Proteins from a single region of Stigmatopora argus isolate UIUO_Sarg unplaced genomic scaffold, RoL_Sarg_1.0 HiC_scaffold_72, whole genome shotgun sequence:
- the LOC144070417 gene encoding LOW QUALITY PROTEIN: NADH-ubiquinone oxidoreductase chain 6-like (The sequence of the model RefSeq protein was modified relative to this genomic sequence to represent the inferred CDS: substituted 1 base at 1 genomic stop codon) — protein sequence MIYFMLFLLIGLVVGVIAVASNPSPYFAALGLVIVSGVGCGMMISHGGPFLSLILFLIYLGGMLVVFAYSAALAAEPYPESWVSESVVFYSCGYSLGVVFVIGLFADKWSKYSXVPSDELYEFSVFRGDMLGVGVMYGPGGAILIIGAWVLLLTLFVVLELTRGLGRGALRVV from the coding sequence atgatttattttatgcTGTTTTTGCTTATTGGGTTGGTTGTGGGGGTTATTGCTGTGGCATCAAACCCGTCCCCTTATTTTGCTGCGTTGGGGTTAGTTATTGTGTCAGGGGTAGGCTGTGGAATGATGATTAGTCATGGGGGGCCGTTTCTATCCTTAATCTTATTCTTAATTTATTTAGGTGGCATGCTTGTAGTTTTTGCATACTCAGCAGCCTTGGCTGCCGAGCCGTACCCTGAGAGCTGGGTTAGTGAGTCGGTTGTTTTTTATTCGTGCGGCTACTCTTTAGGGGTGGTTTTCGTGATAGGTTTATTTGCTGATAAGTGGTCTAAGTATTCTTGAGTTCCCTCAGATGAGTTATACGAATTTTCTGTTTTTCGGGGGGATATGTTGGGGGTGGGTGTAATGTATGGCCCCGGAGGGGCTATACTTATTATTGGGGCGTGGGTATTACTTTTAACTTTGTTTGTGGTGTTGGAGCTGACTCGCGGGCTTGGTCGAGGGGCTTTACGTGTTGTTTAG